Within Amedibacterium intestinale, the genomic segment CTGGAATCTCTAATTCCAAAAGCTGTGTTGTAAAAAATAAACTTCTACTAAGATTGGTTGCATCTACAATATTAATAATTACATCTGGATGTTCATTCTTTACATAAGAACTTGTAATACTTTCCTCTGATGTAAAAGGTGACATCGAATAAGCCCCCGGTAAATCAACTGCAATCAATGTTTCTGTACTGGTATTAAAACTTTTCTTAATAGAATGTTCTTTTCTTTCAACAGTTACACCTGCCCAGTTTCCCACTTTTTCGTTTCTTCCTGTTAAAGCATTAAACATTGTTGTTTTTCCAGAGTTTGGGTTTCCTGTCAATGCTATACGCATAAATTTTCTCCTCCTTCTCAAGCCACTTAGTAATGGTTATGATTGTTAATCATTAGAATCAAATATTAAACATTGATGATACTGGCAAGAGCATTGTCAATATTGTATCGGCTATCCTTTATAGATACCACACAACCACCCTTCAAACGTGAAATGATTGTAATGGGTTCTCCTTCATAGCAGCCTAAAGTAAATAAAAAAGATTTCATTTCTTCATCATCTGTATCAATCGTTTTTATAATGTATTCTTTATCTTCTAATCCATCGACTAACTTCATAATCTTTACCCCCTTTCAACATATATTAGCTTCTACCAATAAAAATTTCAGCAGAATATATGTTAGCTTAATCTAACCAATCATATAGTAAACCTTAGTTAACTTTTAGTCAATACTTTTTGATATTTTTTTAACAAATTAATATAGTATTCTTTAAATTTAGGATTCATAAAAATAACACCACAGATTTTGAATGCATTCTTATTAAATAAAAAAATCCTCATCCAAGCGGAATGAGGACTATTTATAATAATCTAAGTTATTAATATAACATAAACATGTTTTATGCTGTCATCGTATCGGAAAAAACACCTAATTCTTCTTCTGTTTCCATCGCAATCTGTTTATCTAATTTCTTCATTTCATGTGATATAAAACAGAAAACAACGATACCGCTGGTAATATCTGCGATAGGCCCTGCGTATAGTATTCCATCAAGTCCCATAAACATCGGAAGAACAATAAGTAAAGGAATCAGTAAAATCAACTGTCGCATCATCGACAAGATACTAGCCTTTAAAGGTTGTCCAGTAGCCTGGAAATAACTAGTTGCGGTAATCTGGAAACCAGCACAGAAAATACCAAACATATATGTACGCATACATTTTATCGCAAATTCGGTAAAGACTGCATTTTCTTTTCCAAATAAACTTAAGATAACACTTGGAAAACTAACA encodes:
- a CDS encoding FeoA family protein; the protein is MKLVDGLEDKEYIIKTIDTDDEEMKSFLFTLGCYEGEPITIISRLKGGCVVSIKDSRYNIDNALASIINV